Proteins encoded together in one Musa acuminata AAA Group cultivar baxijiao chromosome BXJ3-6, Cavendish_Baxijiao_AAA, whole genome shotgun sequence window:
- the LOC103987288 gene encoding protein DMP2-like encodes MAAEAQQSTDKIINSSSSKAPRDAAPTIGDRAFKGAGDLIKLLPSGTVFLFQFLSPLLTNTGHCSTVNKYLTGVLLFVCGFSCCFSSFTDSYVEDDGRIYYGVVTKNGLWLFSDPKAGTRDLSKYKLRMADFVHASLALVVFAVVALLDDNTVSCFYPSLVSKEKTLVMVLPPLVGGVASFIFMLFPNRRHGIGYPPSGTTTKDS; translated from the coding sequence ATGGCAGCAGAAGCCCAGCAGTCCACTGACAAGATCATCAACTCATCCTCCTCCAAGGCCCCCAGAGATGCTGCCCCGACCATAGGAGACAGGGCCTTCAAAGGAGCAGGAGACCTCATCAAACTCCTCCCGAGCGGGACTGTCTTCCTGTTCCAGTTCCTCAGCCCTCTCCTGACCAACACAGGCCACTGCAGCACCGTGAACAAGTACTTGACCGGCGTCCTCCTCTTCGTCTGCGGCTTCTCCTGCTGCTTCTCCTCCTTCACCGACAGCTACGTCGAGGACGATGGCAGGATCTACTACGGCGTGGTGACCAAGAACGGGCTGTGGCTCTTCTCCGACCCCAAAGCCGGCACAAGGGACCTGTCCAAGTACAAGCTGAGAATGGCGGACTTCGTCCACGCCTCCCTCGCGCTGGTGGTGTTCGCGGTGGTAGCGCTGCTGGACGACAACACGGTGTCGTGCTTCTACCCGTCGTTGGTTTCGAAGGAGAAGACGCTGGTCATGGTGTTGCCTCCGCTAGTGGGCGGCGTCGCCAGCTTCATCTTCATGCTCTTCCCCAACAGAAGGCACGGAATCGGGTACCCTCCATCGGGAACCACCACCAAGGACTCTTGA
- the LOC135641178 gene encoding uncharacterized protein LOC135641178 has product MGTEVLRPQDCLVRPSPTLRNHKPLRRRRDASPKEPAKPRSLAGAARLAMGRVTILRRGESLEAMMAKKGEPTSTPVADLDRAEPLGPDPATIPREFRLLPPVAAPLLPDDMDAATGFVLSPSPRALPLPRFSRRKEGSPATAAVVDCSATRDLRRLLRLE; this is encoded by the coding sequence ATGGGAACCGAGGTGTTGCGCCCCCAGGACTGCCTCGTCCGCCCTTCCCCCACCCTCCGAAACCACAAGCCCCTTCGCAGGAGGAGGGACGCCTCCCCCAAGGAGCCGGCCAAGCCCCGCTCCCTCGCTGGCGCAGCCCGTCTGGCAATGGGACGGGTGACGATCCTCCGCCGGGGCGAGTCACTGGAGGCCATGATGGCGAAGAAGGGCGAGCCGACGTCCACTCCCGTCGCCGACTTGGACCGCGCGGAACCGCTGGGTCCGGATCCGGCCACGATCCCCAGGGAATTTCGGCTTCTGCCGCCTGTGGCCGCGCCGCTACTTCCGGACGACATGGACGCGGCAACCGGGTTCGTTCTCTCGCCGTCGCCTCGTGCTCTGCCGCTGCCGCGCTTCTCGAGGAGGAAAGAAGGATCCCCGGCGACGGCGGCCGTGGTGGATTGCTCGGCCACCAGGGACCTGCGGCGGTTGCTTCGGCTGGAATGA